A window of the Nitrosococcus wardiae genome harbors these coding sequences:
- a CDS encoding CTP synthase → MTKFIFVTGGVVSSLGKGITSASLGALLEARGLGVTLVKLDPYINVDPGTMSPYQHGEVFVTEDGAETDLDLGHYERFVRATMSQRNNYTTGRIYENVIAKERRGEYLGNTVQVIPHITDEIKRCIYEGADDADVTLVEIGGTVGDIESLPFLEAIRQMGMELGREHTLFMHLTLVPFVRSAGELKTKPTQHSVKELRSIGIQPDVLVCRLEHPLPESERRKIALFTSVSDRAVISAVDVDSIYKIPLELHAQGLDEIVAEHLRLKVGPAELTEWQQVIDNLQHSDDEVTVALVGKYVDHTEAYKSLSEALTHAGMHTRTRVNITYLDSEEIEAEGAGGLEVADAILVPGGFGERGVEGKIAAVQYARENNIPYLGICLGMQVAVIEFARHQAGMKEAHSTEFDKSTPDPVIALITEWQRADGLIEKRDEHMDLGGTMRLGSYQCQLLPGSRAAALYGKEVITERHRHRYEFNNYYRKALEAAGLVMSGTSLDGNLVEMVEIPRHPWFVACQFHPEFTSTPRDGHPLFSGFIRAAVEYYQSKIKPQVE, encoded by the coding sequence ATGACTAAATTTATTTTTGTCACTGGCGGTGTTGTGTCTTCTTTAGGGAAAGGCATCACCTCTGCTTCCCTGGGCGCCCTTCTCGAAGCACGCGGTCTTGGGGTCACCCTCGTTAAGCTCGATCCCTATATTAATGTGGATCCTGGCACGATGAGCCCTTACCAGCATGGCGAGGTATTTGTCACTGAGGATGGGGCGGAGACTGATCTCGATTTAGGGCATTATGAACGTTTTGTGCGTGCGACTATGTCCCAACGCAACAACTATACCACCGGCCGAATTTACGAAAATGTCATTGCCAAGGAACGCCGAGGAGAATACTTAGGTAATACCGTTCAGGTTATCCCCCATATTACCGATGAGATTAAGCGTTGTATCTATGAAGGTGCGGATGATGCCGATGTTACCCTGGTGGAGATCGGAGGGACGGTAGGAGATATTGAATCTTTGCCTTTTCTAGAGGCCATTCGCCAAATGGGAATGGAGTTGGGGCGGGAGCATACTCTTTTTATGCATCTGACTTTAGTTCCTTTTGTCCGCTCTGCAGGGGAACTTAAAACCAAGCCAACCCAACACTCAGTGAAAGAATTAAGATCCATTGGCATACAACCGGATGTGTTGGTGTGCCGCTTGGAACATCCCTTACCCGAGTCAGAGCGGCGCAAGATCGCTTTATTTACGAGTGTATCTGATAGAGCAGTAATTTCAGCGGTGGATGTAGACAGTATCTATAAGATCCCGCTAGAACTACATGCCCAGGGGTTAGATGAAATTGTGGCGGAACACCTACGTCTTAAGGTGGGCCCGGCCGAACTGACGGAATGGCAGCAAGTTATTGATAATTTACAGCATTCTGATGATGAAGTAACCGTGGCCCTGGTGGGTAAATATGTCGACCATACAGAGGCTTACAAATCACTTTCCGAGGCTTTGACTCATGCGGGAATGCATACCCGCACACGGGTAAATATTACCTACCTGGATTCGGAAGAGATTGAAGCTGAAGGGGCCGGGGGTTTGGAAGTTGCGGATGCTATTTTAGTCCCTGGAGGATTTGGTGAACGGGGCGTTGAGGGCAAAATAGCGGCAGTTCAATATGCTAGGGAGAACAATATTCCCTATCTAGGGATTTGCCTTGGAATGCAGGTGGCAGTGATTGAATTCGCCCGCCACCAGGCCGGGATGAAAGAAGCCCATAGTACCGAGTTTGACAAGAGTACGCCAGACCCGGTAATTGCCTTGATCACTGAATGGCAGCGGGCGGATGGGCTCATTGAAAAACGTGATGAGCATATGGACCTTGGCGGAACAATGCGCCTGGGGAGCTACCAATGTCAGTTATTGCCAGGAAGCCGGGCGGCGGCTCTATATGGTAAGGAAGTGATTACCGAACGCCATCGGCACCGTTATGAATTCAATAATTATTATCGGAAGGCGCTAGAAGCTGCTGGTTTGGTCATGTCGGGGACTTCCCTGGATGGAAATTTGGTGGAGATGGTGGAAATTCCTCGTCATCCTTGGTTTGTGGCCTGTCAATTCCACCCTGAATTTACTTCGACGCCCCGGGATGGTCATCCCCTTTTCAGCGGTTTTATTCGGGCTGCCGTTGAGTATTATCAAAGTAAAATTAAACCTCAGGTAGAGTGA
- the kdsA gene encoding 3-deoxy-8-phosphooctulonate synthase, producing MKLCGFEVGLERPLFLIAGPCVIESEQLALDTAGKLKEITARLGIPFIYKSSFDKANRTSVESFRGLGMEAGLRILEKIKHTLGVPVLTDVHEDTPLAEVAAVVDVLQTPAFLCRQTNFIQKVARQGRPLNIKKGQFLAPWDMSHVVDKARAVGNQQVLVCERGVSFGYNTLISDMRSLAVMRDTDCPVVFDATHSVQQPGGKGGCSGGQRQWVPVLARAAVAAGVAGVFMETHPEPERALSDGPNAWPLGAMETLLETLIAIDETVKRRGFPETGYR from the coding sequence ATGAAGCTATGCGGGTTTGAGGTCGGTTTGGAGCGGCCCCTGTTTCTTATTGCCGGTCCCTGTGTGATTGAAAGCGAACAGTTGGCTTTGGATACGGCAGGTAAGCTGAAGGAAATCACAGCGCGCCTGGGGATCCCTTTTATTTATAAATCTTCTTTTGATAAAGCCAATCGGACCTCTGTGGAAAGTTTTCGAGGCCTTGGCATGGAAGCGGGGCTCCGCATCTTAGAGAAGATCAAGCATACCCTGGGTGTTCCGGTGCTGACCGATGTCCATGAGGATACGCCCCTGGCGGAGGTCGCAGCGGTAGTCGATGTGTTGCAGACTCCCGCTTTTCTCTGCCGCCAGACCAATTTTATTCAAAAAGTAGCCCGTCAGGGTCGGCCTCTCAACATTAAAAAAGGGCAGTTCTTGGCGCCTTGGGATATGAGCCATGTGGTAGACAAAGCCAGGGCAGTCGGCAATCAACAAGTGCTGGTCTGCGAACGAGGGGTTTCATTTGGCTATAATACGTTGATTTCAGATATGCGCAGTTTGGCGGTAATGCGCGATACCGATTGCCCTGTGGTTTTTGATGCGACTCATTCTGTCCAGCAGCCAGGAGGAAAAGGGGGATGTTCTGGAGGACAGCGGCAGTGGGTGCCGGTGCTTGCCCGTGCGGCCGTAGCGGCAGGGGTGGCGGGGGTGTTTATGGAAACTCATCCAGAGCCCGAACGGGCCTTAAGTGATGGTCCCAATGCCTGGCCTCTAGGGGCGATGGAAACACTATTAGAGACCTTGATAGCCATTGATGAGACGGTAAAAAGGCGCGGTTTCCCCGAAACAGGATACCGCTAA
- the eno gene encoding phosphopyruvate hydratase, which produces MSKIIDIRGREILDSRGNPTVEADVILETGALGRAAVPSGASTGIREAVELRDQDPHRYGGKGVLKAVGHVNGEIRQRLLGQEASAQERIDQALIELDGTPNKDRLGANAILAVSLAVVRAAALEAQKPLYRYLGGDGPFQMPVPMMNIINGGAHADNNVDLQEFMIVPVGAESMAEAVRYGAEVFHVLKKVLGGRGLGTGVGDEGGFAPDLSSNKAAIEVILEAITQAGFEPGRDVSLALDVASSEFYQEGYYELASEGKRLNRDEFIGVLASWVEQYPILSIEDGMAEGDWEGWALLTQCLGQQVQLVGDDLFVTNTAILKEGIDKGVANSILIKVNQIGTLTETLAAIRMAKDAGYTAVISHRSGETEDTTIADLAVATQSGQIKTGSLSRTDRVAKYNQLLRIEAELGDKACYPGLQAFAHR; this is translated from the coding sequence ATGAGTAAGATCATTGATATTAGGGGACGAGAGATTCTGGATTCCCGCGGCAATCCTACTGTGGAGGCGGATGTTATTCTCGAAACAGGGGCGCTGGGGCGGGCTGCGGTGCCTTCGGGTGCTTCAACTGGTATCCGGGAAGCCGTAGAACTGCGTGACCAGGATCCCCATCGTTATGGGGGCAAGGGAGTACTCAAAGCCGTGGGCCATGTTAATGGCGAAATTCGTCAGCGGCTGTTGGGGCAAGAAGCAAGCGCCCAGGAGCGTATCGACCAGGCCCTCATTGAACTCGATGGCACGCCCAATAAGGACCGCCTCGGTGCCAATGCTATTTTGGCCGTTTCTTTGGCGGTGGTGCGGGCGGCGGCACTAGAGGCACAAAAACCCCTCTACCGTTACCTGGGGGGAGACGGGCCTTTCCAGATGCCGGTACCCATGATGAACATTATCAATGGTGGCGCCCATGCGGACAATAATGTGGATTTGCAGGAGTTTATGATCGTCCCAGTAGGAGCGGAAAGCATGGCTGAGGCTGTCCGCTATGGGGCCGAAGTATTTCATGTTCTAAAAAAGGTGTTAGGTGGGCGTGGCCTAGGCACGGGCGTCGGTGATGAGGGAGGCTTTGCGCCCGATCTTTCCTCTAATAAAGCTGCCATTGAGGTGATTCTTGAGGCCATTACCCAGGCCGGTTTTGAACCGGGTCGTGATGTGAGTTTGGCCCTGGATGTGGCAAGTTCTGAGTTTTATCAAGAAGGTTACTATGAATTGGCTTCCGAGGGTAAGCGGCTCAACAGGGATGAATTCATCGGCGTCCTGGCTTCTTGGGTGGAACAATACCCCATCCTTTCCATTGAAGACGGCATGGCGGAAGGGGACTGGGAAGGTTGGGCCCTGTTGACTCAGTGTCTTGGCCAACAGGTGCAATTGGTCGGCGACGATTTATTTGTGACCAACACCGCCATTCTCAAAGAAGGCATTGATAAAGGAGTGGCCAATTCCATCTTGATTAAGGTTAATCAAATTGGAACCTTAACGGAGACCCTGGCAGCTATCCGCATGGCCAAGGATGCGGGTTATACGGCGGTTATTTCCCACCGCTCTGGGGAGACTGAGGACACCACGATTGCTGATCTGGCCGTGGCTACCCAGAGTGGCCAGATTAAGACAGGTTCTCTCTCCCGAACTGATCGAGTGGCCAAATACAATCAGTTACTGCGGATTGAGGCAGAGTTAGGGGATAAGGCCTGTTATCCAGGACTTCAGGCTTTTGCTCACCGCTAG
- the ftsB gene encoding cell division protein FtsB yields the protein MRFVVGLLLVLFLALQYQLWVSEDGLGELWRLSRSIQQQRQENAALTERNQVLNAEVRDLKSGLDALEERARSELGMVKQGETFFQIIEEP from the coding sequence ATGAGGTTCGTTGTTGGGTTGCTGTTAGTGTTATTTTTAGCGCTTCAATACCAGCTATGGGTAAGTGAAGATGGCTTGGGCGAGCTATGGCGCTTGAGTCGGAGTATCCAACAGCAGAGACAGGAGAATGCCGCATTGACCGAGCGTAATCAGGTTCTGAATGCAGAAGTTCGAGATCTAAAAAGTGGTCTTGATGCTTTGGAAGAGCGGGCCCGAAGTGAGCTGGGCATGGTCAAGCAAGGCGAAACTTTTTTTCAGATTATTGAAGAGCCATGA
- the ispD gene encoding 2-C-methyl-D-erythritol 4-phosphate cytidylyltransferase, whose translation MSSNYWAVVPAAGVGRRMGTHIPKQYLPLAGKTVIEHTLASLLQHPRIEAIVVAISPEDRWWPECLPQDKGRIIRVAGGAERCHSVSNGLECLLNLAAPEDWVLVHDAARPCLRREDIDRLIATLHDHPIGGLLALPISDTVKRANAEGVVLETVNRAGLWRAMTPQMFRLGKLYQALREAIAAGVQVTDEASAMEWAGFSPCLVEGYPDNIKITHPQDLMQAEDFLKRQGRKG comes from the coding sequence ATGAGCTCTAACTATTGGGCCGTAGTGCCGGCCGCCGGGGTTGGGCGACGCATGGGAACTCACATCCCCAAGCAGTATCTTCCCCTGGCCGGCAAGACAGTCATTGAACATACCTTGGCCAGTCTTTTACAGCATCCCCGTATCGAGGCGATTGTGGTGGCTATTTCTCCTGAAGACAGGTGGTGGCCCGAGTGTCTCCCCCAGGATAAGGGGCGAATTATCCGAGTGGCAGGGGGCGCAGAACGGTGTCATTCGGTAAGCAATGGCCTGGAGTGTCTGCTGAATTTAGCCGCACCCGAGGATTGGGTTCTGGTGCATGATGCTGCTCGACCTTGCCTGCGGAGAGAAGATATTGATCGGCTGATAGCAACCCTCCATGACCACCCCATAGGGGGTTTGCTGGCTTTACCTATCAGCGATACCGTTAAACGCGCCAATGCCGAGGGCGTGGTATTAGAAACGGTGAATCGGGCAGGTCTATGGCGGGCCATGACGCCCCAGATGTTTCGGCTTGGAAAGCTCTATCAAGCCTTGAGAGAAGCAATTGCTGCGGGAGTGCAGGTGACTGACGAGGCCAGCGCCATGGAGTGGGCTGGATTTTCACCCTGCTTGGTAGAAGGATATCCTGACAATATTAAGATCACTCATCCCCAGGATTTGATGCAAGCGGAGGATTTTTTGAAACGACAGGGGCGGAAAGGATGA
- the ispF gene encoding 2-C-methyl-D-erythritol 2,4-cyclodiphosphate synthase: MRIGHGFDVHRFGSTGKLILGGVEVPYEQGLIAHSDGDVVIHALCDALLGAAALGDIGRHFPDTSTEFKDADSRKLLRQVMMLLNERKFRVHNGDLTIVAQVPKLAPYIPSMREVLALELNLPYQRFNIKATTTEGMGYIGRGEGIAAHAVVLLEEG; the protein is encoded by the coding sequence ATGAGAATTGGCCATGGTTTTGATGTTCACCGCTTTGGTTCGACAGGAAAGTTAATCCTGGGGGGAGTGGAAGTTCCTTATGAACAGGGCTTAATTGCCCACTCTGACGGTGATGTGGTGATTCACGCTCTCTGTGATGCCTTGCTTGGTGCCGCTGCCCTAGGGGACATCGGGCGCCATTTCCCAGACACCAGTACCGAATTTAAGGATGCTGATAGCCGAAAGCTGCTTCGCCAGGTGATGATGTTGCTGAACGAGCGTAAGTTTAGGGTACATAATGGCGACCTGACCATTGTGGCTCAGGTCCCTAAGCTGGCCCCTTATATCCCCTCCATGCGTGAGGTTTTAGCCCTGGAACTTAACTTGCCCTATCAGCGCTTCAATATTAAAGCCACCACTACAGAAGGCATGGGCTATATTGGCCGAGGCGAAGGTATCGCCGCCCATGCGGTAGTGTTGCTGGAAGAGGGATAA
- the truD gene encoding tRNA pseudouridine(13) synthase TruD: MSEALPFAYAVNSPPATALIRCCPEDFQVVEELPFTLSGEGEHVWLLLCKRNTNTVWLARRLARIAGVRSVDVGYAGLKDRHALTTQWFSVHLGRKKEPNWAAELGTEAVQVVKVIRHPRKLRRGALKENRFQLTLRRLQGDREAVNRCLVQIKAEGVPNYFGPQRFGREGQNLDQVGQWFAGGRPPKDRYLRGLLLSAARAFLFNQVLAERVRAAHWNQPLPGEALILDGSHGFFLAETIDETLQARVRCFDCHPSGPLWGRGSLPSGGITRAFEEKVLADSVLWRKGLEGEGLKQERRSLRLVAADLEWSFPTNDSLQLYFRLPAGAYATTMLREVVELQEARGLSSS, from the coding sequence GTGAGTGAGGCCCTCCCTTTTGCCTACGCGGTAAACTCGCCTCCTGCAACAGCCCTGATTCGGTGTTGCCCAGAAGACTTCCAGGTGGTAGAGGAACTTCCATTCACCCTCTCAGGGGAGGGTGAGCATGTCTGGCTTTTGCTCTGTAAGCGTAATACCAATACCGTGTGGTTGGCGCGTCGGCTTGCCCGTATTGCCGGCGTGCGGTCGGTAGATGTGGGCTATGCGGGTTTAAAGGACCGCCATGCCCTGACCACCCAATGGTTCAGTGTTCACTTGGGTAGGAAAAAAGAGCCTAATTGGGCCGCAGAGCTAGGAACTGAAGCGGTTCAAGTGGTTAAGGTTATTCGTCACCCCCGAAAATTACGGCGGGGCGCGCTTAAAGAAAATCGCTTCCAGTTGACTTTACGGCGGCTCCAAGGGGATCGGGAGGCGGTGAATAGATGCCTTGTGCAGATTAAGGCCGAGGGGGTTCCTAACTATTTTGGACCCCAGCGGTTTGGTCGGGAGGGTCAAAATCTGGATCAAGTCGGCCAATGGTTTGCGGGGGGCAGGCCACCGAAGGATCGCTACCTGCGGGGGCTGTTACTTTCGGCGGCCCGTGCTTTTTTGTTTAATCAGGTCTTGGCTGAGCGAGTACGGGCAGCCCATTGGAATCAACCGCTTCCCGGAGAGGCGCTCATTCTCGATGGCAGTCACGGTTTTTTTTTGGCGGAGACTATAGATGAAACCTTGCAAGCCCGGGTGCGGTGTTTCGATTGCCATCCCAGCGGCCCTTTATGGGGACGAGGAAGCCTCCCCAGCGGGGGGATAACCCGTGCTTTTGAGGAGAAGGTGTTGGCCGATTCTGTGTTATGGCGGAAGGGTTTGGAGGGGGAGGGCTTAAAGCAAGAGCGCCGTAGTTTGAGGCTGGTGGCGGCTGATTTGGAATGGTCCTTTCCTACTAACGATAGCCTGCAACTTTACTTTCGTTTACCTGCAGGAGCCTATGCGACCACCATGCTGCGTGAAGTGGTGGAACTCCAGGAGGCCAGAGGGTTATCTTCCTCCTAA
- a CDS encoding putative bifunctional diguanylate cyclase/phosphodiesterase, producing MLHKLRHAHLSPLPPWPSAGGLALLALFIILFWFFTFPLKQGFSLNNIILETMVLVVALVAHTFILRLGITILIWGWGLLLYSLLLGLLGEFTQETQQWNILVERMLEVLGLALIAFGFYRSQRLLQTQLKKTQAKETRSRHLAQYDALTGLPNRVLLHDRLEQSMAETLRSKQQLALLLLDLDRFKDINDSFGHEIGDAELIRVAQVLHDCLGPTDTALRIGGDEFAIIQTHILDTDEAALLAQRILGAIAESHRIRGHKIDNSVSIGITLFPSDAHSAKQLLKNADIALYHAKHEGRNNYQLYMPDINARAHSRMALAKELQSALETSDLYLQFQPQLDLTSGKTVSFEALLRWHHPQHGMLARQTFIRLAEETGLIIPLGTWVLEIACQACFSWQKLHSGPLQVAVNLSPRQFRQPDLAGSIAAILEKTGLSPSSLEVEITEGLLIEDMDSALKTLQSLSALGVRISVDDFGTGHSSLTYLKHLPLDSIKIDRSFIHDIPGEIESRAITKAIIALGHSLDLKVVAEGVETQEQFLYLQEYGCDRVQGYFISKPLNAPRAQKWWQEKG from the coding sequence ATGCTCCATAAATTACGGCATGCTCACCTGAGCCCCTTGCCCCCATGGCCCAGTGCGGGAGGACTGGCGCTGCTGGCATTGTTTATCATTTTATTTTGGTTTTTCACCTTTCCCCTAAAGCAGGGTTTCAGTCTCAACAACATCATTCTTGAAACCATGGTGTTAGTCGTCGCCTTAGTCGCCCATACTTTTATCTTACGACTAGGCATTACCATTTTGATTTGGGGTTGGGGCTTACTCCTGTACAGTCTCTTATTGGGCTTGCTAGGGGAGTTCACCCAGGAAACCCAACAATGGAATATCCTGGTGGAAAGAATGCTAGAGGTTCTAGGGCTTGCCCTCATTGCCTTTGGGTTTTACCGTTCCCAGCGACTACTCCAAACCCAATTAAAGAAAACCCAAGCTAAGGAAACCCGGTCCCGCCATCTTGCCCAGTATGATGCTCTCACCGGATTGCCCAATCGAGTCCTACTTCACGACCGCTTAGAGCAATCTATGGCGGAAACCCTCCGCAGTAAGCAACAATTGGCGCTTTTATTGTTGGATCTTGATCGCTTTAAGGACATCAATGACAGTTTTGGCCATGAGATCGGTGATGCAGAATTAATCCGAGTTGCCCAGGTACTCCATGACTGCCTAGGACCCACAGATACGGCGCTGCGAATTGGCGGTGACGAATTTGCAATTATCCAAACCCATATTCTGGATACTGATGAAGCCGCTCTTCTGGCCCAACGGATTCTTGGCGCCATTGCTGAATCCCATAGGATTCGGGGACATAAGATAGATAACAGTGTCAGTATTGGGATTACCCTGTTTCCAAGCGATGCCCATAGCGCCAAACAGCTGCTAAAGAACGCCGACATCGCCCTGTACCATGCTAAACACGAGGGTCGCAATAACTACCAATTATATATGCCCGACATCAATGCTCGGGCCCACTCCCGGATGGCACTGGCCAAAGAGCTGCAAAGCGCCCTTGAGACCAGCGACCTCTACTTGCAATTCCAGCCGCAGTTGGATCTCACCAGTGGTAAAACAGTCAGTTTTGAGGCACTGCTCCGCTGGCACCATCCGCAACATGGGATGCTTGCCCGGCAAACCTTTATTCGACTGGCGGAAGAAACCGGTCTCATCATCCCTCTGGGCACTTGGGTTTTAGAAATTGCCTGCCAGGCCTGTTTTAGTTGGCAAAAACTGCACTCGGGTCCTCTACAAGTGGCGGTTAATCTCTCTCCGCGTCAATTTCGTCAACCAGATTTGGCGGGTAGTATCGCAGCCATACTGGAGAAAACCGGCCTCTCGCCGTCCTCGTTAGAGGTGGAAATTACCGAAGGACTCCTTATCGAGGATATGGATTCAGCCCTCAAAACCCTACAATCTTTAAGCGCCCTGGGAGTGCGTATTTCCGTAGACGATTTTGGTACGGGGCATTCCTCCTTAACCTACCTTAAACACCTTCCCCTGGATAGCATCAAAATTGACCGCTCTTTCATTCATGATATTCCCGGAGAAATTGAAAGCCGGGCAATTACTAAAGCCATTATTGCTCTGGGCCATAGCCTCGATCTCAAAGTGGTGGCAGAAGGCGTGGAAACACAGGAGCAATTTCTTTATCTCCAAGAGTACGGCTGCGACAGGGTCCAGGGCTATTTCATCAGCAAACCCTTAAACGCACCTAGAGCGCAAAAGTGGTGGCAAGAAAAAGGATGA
- the cysG gene encoding siroheme synthase CysG has translation MQYLPIFLNVRGQRCLVVGGGAVATRKVALLRRVGAVVKVVALEVHEQLWEWANKGEIVVQQASFSEAEMKGCRLVIAATDDQSLNERVYHLAKAQGILVNVADCPRLCDFILPSIVDRSPVVVAVSSGGSSPVLARLLRARLETLIPYTYARLGQFAARYRSQVKQRIAGASARRIFWEKVLQGSIAEKIFSGQESEAERALEAALEEGTTPTQGEVYLVGAGPGDPDLLTFRALRLMQQADVVFYDRLVSAEILDLVRREAERIYVGKRRAWHTVRQEEINEMLVHFARQGQRVLRLKGGDPFIFGRGGEEIATLAGEGIPFQVVPGITAASGCACYAGIPLTHRDHAHACIFVTGQLKEGRLSLNWQSLVQPKQTIVVYMGLLGIEILCQELITHGMPSTMPAALVQQGTTSQQRVLTGTLATLPGIVKGEEIHAPTLIIIGEVVSLYPQLAWFNAVD, from the coding sequence ATGCAATATCTTCCAATATTTTTAAATGTACGCGGGCAACGGTGTTTGGTAGTGGGTGGGGGCGCTGTAGCGACCCGAAAGGTGGCCCTGCTTCGCCGAGTGGGTGCGGTCGTTAAAGTGGTAGCCTTGGAAGTGCATGAGCAGTTGTGGGAATGGGCCAACAAGGGGGAAATTGTGGTGCAGCAAGCCTCTTTTAGTGAAGCCGAAATGAAGGGCTGCCGCTTGGTGATTGCGGCAACGGATGATCAATCCCTCAACGAACGGGTCTACCATCTCGCCAAGGCTCAGGGGATACTCGTTAATGTGGCTGATTGCCCTCGTCTTTGTGATTTTATTCTGCCCTCCATTGTGGATAGATCGCCGGTGGTGGTAGCGGTCTCAAGCGGGGGGAGTTCCCCGGTGTTGGCGCGTTTGCTCCGCGCCCGCCTGGAGACCCTTATTCCTTATACTTATGCTCGCCTGGGCCAATTTGCGGCTCGCTATCGCAGCCAGGTTAAGCAGCGTATTGCGGGCGCAAGTGCTCGGCGTATCTTCTGGGAAAAGGTCTTACAAGGCAGCATTGCCGAAAAGATTTTCTCGGGTCAGGAAAGTGAAGCTGAGCGGGCTTTGGAAGCCGCTTTGGAGGAGGGTACAACCCCTACCCAGGGGGAGGTTTATTTGGTTGGTGCGGGACCGGGAGATCCTGATCTTTTGACCTTTCGTGCTTTGCGCCTTATGCAGCAAGCGGATGTGGTCTTTTATGATCGCTTGGTCAGTGCGGAAATTCTCGATTTAGTTCGGCGCGAGGCGGAACGAATTTATGTGGGTAAAAGGCGTGCCTGGCATACGGTACGGCAGGAGGAAATCAATGAGATGCTGGTCCATTTTGCCCGACAAGGTCAGCGGGTATTGCGCCTTAAAGGGGGTGACCCTTTTATCTTTGGTCGGGGAGGAGAAGAGATTGCTACACTGGCAGGGGAAGGCATCCCTTTTCAAGTCGTGCCTGGGATTACTGCCGCTTCAGGCTGTGCTTGTTATGCGGGCATCCCGCTCACCCACCGTGACCATGCCCACGCCTGTATATTTGTTACTGGGCAACTCAAAGAAGGGCGTTTGAGCTTGAATTGGCAGTCTTTGGTCCAGCCTAAACAAACGATTGTCGTTTATATGGGATTGCTAGGAATTGAGATTCTTTGCCAGGAATTAATTACCCATGGTATGCCCTCTACCATGCCAGCGGCCTTGGTACAGCAGGGGACCACTTCTCAGCAACGGGTATTGACGGGTACTCTGGCAACGCTACCAGGTATTGTCAAAGGGGAAGAAATTCATGCCCCTACTTTGATCATCATCGGTGAGGTGGTCTCTCTTTATCCACAGCTGGCCTGGTTTAACGCCGTCGATTAA
- the nadC gene encoding carboxylating nicotinate-nucleotide diphosphorylase, protein MPTAPIEKEIRRALAEDIGSGDVTAALIPAASKTTATLVCRETAVLCGTAWFNRVFQQLDAEIAINWARTDGDLISVNERICTLYGPSRPLLTGERTALNFLQTLSGTATIAHHYASAVADLPVKILDTRKTLPGLRQAQKYAVRCGGCHNHRHGLYDGVLIKENHILAAGSITAAVGHARIYNPDLPIEIEVENLDELQQALTAGADILLLDNFDLPALYEAVRLNQQRVKLEASGGITLENVRQVAETGVDYISVGILTKDVHAVDMSIRFNRRR, encoded by the coding sequence ATGCCTACTGCCCCAATTGAAAAAGAAATTCGCCGCGCACTTGCCGAAGATATCGGGAGCGGTGATGTCACCGCAGCGTTAATTCCAGCAGCTTCGAAAACAACCGCTACTCTAGTTTGTCGCGAAACGGCCGTGCTCTGCGGAACTGCCTGGTTTAATAGGGTATTTCAACAATTAGATGCGGAAATCGCCATCAATTGGGCCCGGACAGATGGGGATCTTATTTCAGTCAATGAGAGGATCTGTACTTTGTACGGACCCTCGCGCCCTCTTTTGACCGGCGAGCGCACCGCTTTGAATTTTCTCCAGACTCTATCCGGGACCGCAACCATAGCCCATCATTATGCTTCAGCCGTGGCCGACTTGCCAGTTAAAATACTAGATACCCGCAAGACTCTGCCAGGCCTGCGCCAAGCGCAAAAATATGCCGTTCGCTGCGGCGGCTGCCACAATCATCGCCATGGTCTCTACGATGGCGTTCTCATTAAAGAAAACCACATTCTAGCAGCCGGATCAATTACCGCCGCGGTTGGGCACGCCCGTATCTATAACCCCGACCTCCCTATAGAAATAGAAGTGGAAAACCTGGACGAGTTGCAGCAGGCGCTCACTGCGGGGGCCGACATTCTACTGCTTGATAATTTTGATCTCCCTGCTCTCTATGAAGCCGTCCGCCTTAACCAGCAGCGGGTCAAGCTGGAAGCCTCGGGCGGGATTACCCTAGAGAATGTCCGCCAGGTGGCTGAAACAGGAGTCGATTATATCTCAGTAGGGATCTTGACCAAGGATGTCCATGCCGTGGATATGTCGATACGCTTTAATCGACGGCGTTAA